Proteins encoded together in one Ogataea parapolymorpha DL-1 chromosome III, whole genome shotgun sequence window:
- a CDS encoding guanine deaminase, which produces MTQHQFPPVVATRCLDPIKFTCYFGTFVQTPSLGALQVLTHCAVGVDQDGTIVFVNENCSDYTSYTLKFTGLELHEVRFVDVADSETKFFVPGFIDTHIHAPQFPNNGIFGDSTLLDWLEKYTFPLESSFRDLTRANSIYSQVIERTLSNGTTAAAYYATIHADATNLLADLALMRGQRALIGKVCMNQNSPDHYIETFEESKASQLSVIEHIEKRDPSGNFVRPILTPRFAPSCTEKLMKWLGELRKSHNYHCQTHLSENKREIEVAKELFPGFDSYTDIYYKSGLLGPKTILAHCIHLSEHEKDLLAQTGCGVSHCPTSNSSITSGEARVRWLLNSNIKVSLGTDCSGGFTPSILQVAKHALLVSNHLVMKSENDFEKLSTHDVLYLATVGGAEVLNLNVKLGLFKVGYKFDAQLIQLDCEGSPVDTFEFQNPKWGLLSPEESRGKFLDLIDKWIFNGDDRNVRKVFVNGRCVVDK; this is translated from the coding sequence ATGACCCAACATCAGTTTCCCCCAGTGGTGGCCACGCGCTGCCTTGACCCAATAAAATTCACCTGCTATTTTGGGACGTTTGTCCAGACCCCGTCGCTTGGTGCTCTGCAGGTGCTTACGCACTGTGCCGTTGGAGTTGACCAGGACGGGACTATAGTTTTCGTGAATGAAAATTGCTCCGACTACACCTCCTACACTTTGAAATTCACCGGTCTGGAGCTGCACGAAGTGCGTTTCGTCGACGTTGCCGACTCGGAAACCAAGTTCTTTGTGCCCGGCTTCATTGACACCCACATCCACGCTCCCCAGTTCCCAAACAACGGCATATTCGGCGACTCCACGCTGCTTGACTGGCTCGAAAAGTACACTTTCCCGCTGGAATCGTCGTTTAGAGACCTCACAAGGGCCAACAGCATCTACAGCCAGGTGATCGAGAGAACGCTCAGCAACGGCACGACCGCGGCAGCGTATTACGCAACAATCCACGCAGACGCAACCAACCTGCTAGCGGACCTGGCGCTCATGCGCGGCCAGAGAGCGCTGATTGGAAAGGTCTGCATGAACCAAAACTCGCCGGACCACTACATCGAGACATTCGAGGAGAGCAAGGCTTCGCAGCTGAGCGTGATTGAGCAcattgaaaaaagagacCCCTCGGGCAATTTTGTGCGGCCAATTCTCACACCACGCTTCGCGCCCTCGTGCACAGAGAAACTGATGAAATGGTTGGGAGAGCTGCGCAAGTCTCACAACTATCACTGCCAGACTCACCTCTCGGAAAATAAACGGGAAATAGAGGTGGCCAAGGAACTGTTCCCGGGGTTCGATTCGTACACAGATATTTATTACAAGTCTGGGCTGCTGGGCCCGAAAACGATCTTGGCCCATTGCATCCATCTGTCGGAGCATGAAAAAGACCTCCTTGCACAGACAGGCTGTGGTGTGTCGCATTGCCCAACGTCCAACTCGTCCATCACGTCTGGAGAGGCCAGGGTCAGATGGTTGCTCAATAGCAACATCAAAGTGAGTCTGGGAACAGACTGCTCGGGAGGTTTCACGCCGTCTATCCTTCAGGTGGCTAAACACGCCCTGCTGGTGTCGAACCATTTAGTGATGAAGTCGGAAAACGACTTCGAAAAGCTCAGCACCCACGACGTGCTCTACCTTGCTACGGTTGGTGGTGCAGAGGtgttgaacttgaacgtGAAGCTGGGGCTGTTCAAAGTCGGGTACAAGTTCGACGCGCAGCTAATCCAGTTGGACTGCGAGGGTTCGCCGGTCGACACGTTTGAGTTCCAAAACCCGAAATGGGGTTTGCTGAGTCCCGAGGAGTCGCGCGGAAAGTTCCTGGACCTGATCGACAAGTGGATTTTCAACGGTGACGACCGCAACGTGAGAAAGGTGTTTGTGAACGGGCGTTGTGTTGTAGACAAATAG
- a CDS encoding Transcription/RNA-processing factor has product MSLKFCTVCASNNNRSMEAHKVLKDAGYTVRSYGTGTSVRLPGPTIDQPNVFEFGTPYTKILEKLNTQDLKIHKANGVLDMTKRNIGIKKAPERWPYYNQPPQRLPPSEYPEFENELDFQVVITCEERCFDSVVEDFFSRNYFEPSQTQQPVHCFNVEIRDEHKSALAGAQAILDLARMLSDAHAKSLEDFSAPPFEDKIPDIITEWQQNHPVTPVLYALCYH; this is encoded by the exons ATGTCTCTCAAATTCTGCACTGTTTGTGCCTCGAATAACAACAG ATCAATGGAGGCCCACAAGGTGCTGAAGGACGCCGGATATACGGTGAGATCGTACGGGACTGGAACCTCTGTGAGACTGCCAGGCCCCACGATTGACCAGCCCAATGTGTTTGAATTCGGCACGCCGTACACAAAAATCCttgaaaagctcaacaCACAGGACTTGAAAATACACAAAGCCAACGGAGTGTTGGACATGACTAAGCGGAACATTGGCATCAAAAAGGCCCCTGAAAGATGGCCATACTATAACCAGCCGCCTCAGCGATTGCCACCTAGCGAGTACCCTGAAttcgaaaacgagctggaTTTCCAGGTCGTGATAACTTGCGAGGAAAGGTGCTTTGATTCGGTGGTAGAAGATTTTTTCAGCAGGAACTACTTCGAGCCAAGCCAGACGCAACAGCCGGTGCATTGTTTCAACGTCGAGATTCGCGACGAGCACAAAAGCGCACTGGCCGGAGCACAGGCCATTCTGGATCTTGCGCGAATGCTGTCGGACGCCCACGCCAAAAGTCTAGAGGATTTCAGCGCGCCCCCGTTCGAGGACAAAATCCCAGACATCATCACCGAATGGCAGCAAAACCACCCCGTGACACCTGTTCTGTACGCCTTGTGCTACCATTAG
- a CDS encoding G1/S-specific cyclin CLN1, with protein sequence MRQRTYGPPRRTHAQQYPSRLEAIENRRNRVVANEYLASISAHLQTLENSSQASAAMIDLQPEVKWFMRPYLVNFIIQMHASLKLKPQTLFLCWNIIDRYCAKRIAFKQHYQLIGCTALWIAAKYEDKKSRVPTVSELSLMCSNVYDESMFKEMEIHILSTLGWSIGHTSLEDILQLSIKFCDHDGKETLAKPLDQYKSNSPTVSAILAISRYLCELSLYERNYLNYKTSMIGIAAHLMACSMLKLETGSSWLESVYVHYQNSKYRTKSKHQLPTPVTPSKSFKYFYDDTSDIQDADMDHFRSTESINNAYGPFINGFEGLETISQLRQLSLMLLKSLLNPAEVLIEKYSQLGVITVIKNFVTENHLEHLQHSKELDDIENLSPATADELSNLLLNLEHYPELTQLPRPHAHFAQIYHSPTLNKSTSSPFNSPSKFSSFSSVSSQTTCDSSYEELAQRKMYYQTAGMPRYPDSSPILNTPQ encoded by the coding sequence ATGCGACAGAGAACTTATGGCccaccaagaagaaccCATGCACAACAATATCCCTCGAGACTCGAGGCAATTGAGAACCGCAGAAACAGAGTCGTGGCTAACGAGTACCTCGCAAGTATCAGTGCTCATTTGCAGACtctggaaaacagctcTCAAGCCAGTGCTGCCATGATTGACCTCCAGCCAGAGGTGAAATGGTTCATGAGACCGTACCTGGTCAACTTCATAATACAAATGCACGCGTCGCTCAAACTGAAGCCACAGACGCTATTCCTGTGCTGGAACATAATAGACAGATACTGCGCCAAACGTATCGCGTTCAAGCAGCATTACCAGCTCATCGGATGCACAGCTCTGTGGATTGCAGCCAAGTACGAAGACAAAAAGTCCAGGGTGCCTACTGTGTCTGAATTGAGTCTCATGTGCTCAAACGTCTACGACGAAAGCATGTTCAAAGAAATGGAGATCCACATTCTTAGCACGCTGGGCTGGTCGATTGGCCACACCTCGCTCGAGGACATCCTCCAGTTGTCCATCAAGTTCTGTGACCACGACGGGAAAGAAACCCTCGCCAAGCCGCTGGACCAGTACAAGTCAAACTCGCCAACCGTGAGTGCCATCTTGGCCATCAGCAGATATCTTTGTGAGCTGTCGCTGTACGAGCGCAACTACCTCAACTACAAGACGTCCATGATAGGCATTGCTGCGCACTTGATGGCCTGCTCGATGCTCAAGCTCGAGACAGGTTCCAGTTGGCTCGAGTCTGTCTATGTTCACTACCAGAACAGCAAATATCGTACCAAGTCCAAGCATCAGCTGCCGACGCCCGTGACTCCATCCAAGAGcttcaaatatttttacGACGACACGAGTGATATTCAGGATGCAGACATGGATCACTTCCGGTCCACGGAAAGCATCAACAACGCATACGGTCCATTCATCAACGGATTCGAAGGACTGGAAACAATCTCTCAGCTCCGCCAGCTCTCGCTCATGCTTCTTAAATCGCTACTTAACCCTGCAGAAGTTTTGATCGAGAAGTACTCGCAACTCGGGGTGATCACAgtgatcaaaaactttgTCACCGAAAATCACCTTGAACATCTACAACACAGCAAGGAACTGGACGACATCGAAAACCTatctccagcaacagcagaCGAGCTCTCCAACTTGTTGCTCAACCTTGAGCATTACCCAGAGCTGACGCAGCTGCCTCGGCCACATGCTCATTTTGCGCAAATATACCATTCCCCAACTCTCAACAAGTCGACCTCATCTCCATTCAACTCGCCTTCCAAGTTCTCTTCGTTCAGTTCCGTTTCGTCGCAAACGACGTGTGATTCCTCTTACGAAGAGCTGGCTCAACGAAAGATGTATTACCAAACTGCCGGCATGCCGAGATACCCAGATTCGTCGCCGATTCTTAACACCCCTCAATAA
- a CDS encoding Arylsulfatase: MAPNFLIIVADDLGFTDLSPFGGEISTPNLHKLALDGYRFTQFHTASACSPTRSMLLSGTDNHLAGLGQMAEFARNYPERFAGKPGYEGYLNDRVAALPEILHDAGYYTFISGKWHLGLDRPHWPVQRGFERSFTLLPGAGNHFKYFPKSKEGGEPIGFMRPFYVEDDKELDPYDLPEDFYSTHLYTDKALDFLQDEKRAGRPFLGCLTYTAPHWPYQAPREVIEKYKGRYDSGPAVLRRERLKRALELGIIPDGIEPHQVETHRDKPWEELSDEEKKIEARIMEIYAAMVEVLDADVGRVVDHLKKTGEYDNTLILFMSDNGAEGMLLEAMPLWMEKTENAIRAHYNNSYENLGNKDSFVWYSDQWAQAATAPSYMYKMWASEGGIRCPLIVRYPKFALPAGGVSGEFCTVMDILPTVLELAGVKHPGTEYRGRKVLTPRGKSWVPYLKGGDKIHDEETVTGWELFGQQALRKGKYKALYIPKPYGPGKWQLFDLSADPGEIHDLAESHPVKLKELLDHWVQYVAETGLVEFSSGAATLVEIENHKPYVLRKVPEN, from the coding sequence ATGGCCCCTAACTTTCTGATCATTGTCGCCGATGACCTCGGATTCACGGACCTGAGTCCTTTTGGAGGCGAGATTTCCACCCCCAACCTGCACAAGCTGGCTCTGGACGGCTACCGCTTCACGCAGTTCCACACAGCGTCGGCATGTTCTCCTACAAGATCAATGCTTCTGTCAGGAACCGACAACCATCTTGCCGGCCTCGGCCAGATGGCTGAGTTTGCTAGAAACTACCCGGAGAGGTTTGCGGGCAAGCCGGGTTACGAGGGTTACCTGAATGATAGAGTGGCTGCGTTGCCCGAAATCTTGCATGACGCCGGCTACTATACTTTTATATCTGGAAAGTGGCATCTCGGATTGGACCGTCCCCACTGGCCTGTCCAGCGCGGTTTTGAGCGTTCTTTCACGCTTCTGCCTGGAGCCGGAAACCACTTCAAGTATTTTCCTAAGTCCAAAGAGGGTGGCGAGCCTATCGGGTTTATGAGGCCATTTTATGTGGAGGACGATAAGGAGCTGGATCCTTATGATTTACCAGAGGACTTTTACAGCACCCATCTGTACACGGACAAAGCTCTGGACTTTTTGCAAGACGAGAAACGAGCTGGTCGGCCTTTTCTCGGTTGCTTGACCTACACTGCGCCACATTGGCCGTACCAGGCTCCACGCGAGGTGATAGAAAAATACAAGGGTCGCTACGATTCGGGGCCGGCAGTGCTGCGCCGCGAGAGATTGAAGCGCGCGCTCGAGCTGGGAATTATCCCTGACGGTATAGAACCCCATCAGGTGGAAACTCACCGCGATAAGCCGTGGGAAGAActgagcgacgaggaaaaaaaaatcgaggCTCGTATCATGGAGATCTACGCTGCCATGGTCGAGGTTCTTGATGCGGACGTGGGGCGCGTGGTCGACCACCTGAAAAAGACGGGCGAGTACGACAATACGCTCATTCTATTCATGTCAGACAATGGAGCCGAGGGCATGCTTTTAGAAGCCATGCCATTGTGGATggaaaaaacagaaaacGCCATTCGCGCACACTACAACAATTCCTACGAAAATCTGGGAAACAAGGACTCTTTCGTGTGGTACTCCGACCAATGGGCACAGGCCGCAACAGCCCCATCGTACATGTACAAGATGTGGGCGTCCGAGGGAGGAATACGGTGTCCCCTGATTGTGAGATATCCAAAATTTGCCCTTCCTGCAGGTGGGGTGAGCGGCGAGTTCTGCACAGTGATGGATATTTTGCCGACCGTGCTGGAACTTGCAGGCGTCAAGCACCCTGGCACGGAGTACCGTGGCCGCAAAGTGCTCACGCCAAGAGGCAAATCGTGGGTGCCATATCTCAAGGGAGGAGACAAGATCCACGACGAAGAGACGGTAACTGGCTGGGAACTGTTTGGGCAGCAGGCTCTGCGCAAGGGCAAGTACAAGGCACTGTACATCCCCAAGCCGTATGgccctggaaaatggcagctgtttgatctgTCAGCGGATCCAGGCGAGATCCACGATCTGGCCGAGTCACATCCTgtcaagctcaaggagttgTTGGACCACTGGGTACAATATGTGGCTGAGACAGGGCTGGTGGAGTTCAGCTCCGGCGCGGCCACTTTAGTGGAAATCGAAAACCACAAGCCTTATGTTCTGAGAAAAGTGCCAGAAAATtag
- a CDS encoding E3 ubiquitin ligase complex SCF subunit sconB: MSVLQKVCKSPDSNGLEQVMSNSITSGPSSQQEIQGTDNSTPEDPPNKSIVTPFLTSHLQDQDDCEKRFCYRHNPKVRFDRRSDETKMREIQSELEKLPRRDKEAITHVWSIFSAAPTQHRSLILKGLLSQCCFPQLSLISQEVSKLIKIDFIETLPSEIALKILCYLDCQSLCNAAQVSTRWKQLADDDRVWRYMCEQHIDRKCPQCGWGLPLMAVKKLQECSRRRRSNDMDTTESIVERLPPRLDDCKPDVKRQKVNKKRPWKAVYSERYTVERNWRKGLYKIKRFEGHMDGVLCCQYDNNNLLMTGSYDKTIKIWNVETGKLLRTLTGHTRGVRTLAFDDQKLITGGLDSTIKVWNYRTGQCISTYTGHEEGVISVDFHEKLIVSGSADNTVKVWHVESRTCYTLRGHTDWVTCVKIHPKSNTLFSASDDSTVRMWDLNTNECLKVFGGVENNGHVGQIQCVIPFSLKDAIVTDFDEKLTDETEKQTEEQTQSDQDSVLQNPELPSHLLTASLDNTIKLWDLKTGKCVRTQFGHIEGVWSIAADTFRIVSGAHDKLIKVWDLQTGKCMHTFAGSSAPITCVALGDSRFVCGLENGDVKMYCFDA; encoded by the coding sequence ATGAGTGTGCTTCAGAAGGTGTGCAAGAGTCCAGACTCAAACGGTCTGGAGCAAGTGATGAGCAACAGCATCACGTCTGGGCCTTCTTCGCAGCAGGAAATTCAGGGGACTGACAATTCAACCCCCGAAGATCCCCCTAATAAATCCATAGTGACGCCATTCCTCACCAGCCATTTGCAAGACCAGGACGACTGTGAAAAACGATTTTGTTACAGACACAATCCCAAAGTCCGGTTCGACCGTCGTTCTGACGAGACAAAGATGCGGGAAATCCAATCCgagcttgagaagctcCCTCGCCGCGATAAAGAGGCGATTACCCACGTCTGGTCCATTTTCAGCGCCGCCCCCACGCAACACCGCAGCCTCATCCTCAAAGGGCTGCTCAGCCAGTGTTGTTTCCCGCAACTGTCGCTCATTTCGCAGGAAGTTTccaagctgatcaagatcGATTTTATCGAGACGCTGCCGAGCGAAATAGCCCTCAAAATCCTTTGTTATCTGGACTGCCAAAGTCTCTGCAATGCTGCTCAGGTCTCCACGAGATGGAAGCAGCTtgccgacgacgacagGGTCTGGAGATATATGTGCGAGCAGCACATCGACCGTAAGTGTCCTCAGTGCGGCTGGGGGCTGCCTTTGATGGCGGTCAAGAAGTTACAGGAATGCAGCCGCAGACGCAGAAGCAACGACATGGACACTACAGAGTCCATTGTGGAGCGGCTGCCGCCAAGGCTGGACGACTGCAAGCCAGATGTCAAGAGACAGAAGGTCAACAAGAAACGGCCCTGGAAGGCAGTTTATTCGGAGCGATACACCGTTGAGCGCAATTGGAGAAAGGGATTATACAAGATTAAACGGTTTGAGGGTCACATGGACGGTGTTCTGTGCTGCCAGTACGACAACAACAATTTGCTGATGACGGGGTCTTACGACAAGACCATCAAGATTTGGAACGTGGAGACCGGAAAACTGCTGCGCACGCTGACTGGCCACACACGAGGCGTGCGCACGCTCGCATTCGACGACCAGAAACTGATAACAGGAGGTCTGGACTCCACCATCAAGGTCTGGAACTACCGAACGGGACAGTGTATCTCCACTTACACGGGTCACGAGGAAGGCGTGATCAGCGTCGACTTCCatgagaagctgatcgTTTCAGGCTCGGCAGACAACACGGTGAAGGTTTGGCACGTCGAGTCGCGCACGTGCTACACCCTGCGTGGCCACACCGACTGGGTGACCTGTGTGAAAATCCATCCGAAGAGCAACACGCTTTTCAGCGCTTCGGATGACTCCACAGTGCGCATGTGGGACCTCAACACGAACGAGTGTTTGAAGGTGTTTGGAGGAGTCGAGAATAACGGCCACGTTGGCCAGATCCAGTGTGTGATACCATTTTCGCTGAAGGACGCCATCGTGACCGATTTCGATGAGAAACTGACCGACGAGACCGAAAAACAAACCGAAGAACAGACCCAGAGCGATCAGGACTCTGTTCTGCAGAACCCAGAGCTTCCGTCTCACCTTCTAACAGCTTCTTTGGATAACACCATCAAGCTCTGGGACCTCAAGACCGGCAAGTGTGTCCGGACCCAGTTTGGCCACATCGAGGGTGTTTGGTCCATTGCAGCAGACACTTTCCGTATTGTCAGTGGTGCCCACGACAAACTGATCAAGGTTTGGGACCTGCAAACAGGAAAGTGCATGCACACGTTTGCCGGTTCGAGTGCGCCGATCACGTGTGTGGCACTGGGCGATTCGCGGTTTGTTTGTGGTCTGGAGAACGGCGACGTGAAAATGTATTGTTTTGATGCATAG
- a CDS encoding Mitochondrial intermediate peptidase gives MFPTKVSARQTWRCVRPAISRVAWQPCRQFTPQPNDLARRVFDDPDTWRQYKDKRPGLPFGFHNYTSGSVGMFLNPYLKRPSGLLEFCKESLLRARQLTVSIIADDSAAGLRQYIRNLDRLSDILCRVIDLCEFVRVAHPNKAFVNAAADCHKEMFRFMNELNTSEEMYLKLERVLHDPELSKELSMEEISVGKLLYADFQKAGLGLAGEGKSTYVELSQHIAEVGQQFADEVYEVESAEVLVPKSEVQPGDFTPELEKYIHVTAKGVKIPLYGHVPMEVLRTCPNRDVRRRVWVAMHTAKPIQLKRLTHLVIYRRLLAAQFQHDSFGAYQLNDKMARSPENVRRFLEKLAIEIRPEVEQELKVLAKSVNIESDPIKEIRPWDREYLAARYLSRQKSSSTEDISAYFSLGTVVQGLSDLFKSIYGIELRPAKVQPGEVWEPSVRKFEATSDKDGVVGIIYMDLFYRSNKTLNPAHFTICCSRKIYPEELDENDPFNLKLPTVQTKKHGDDTFQLPVISLVCNFQPEHGHGDQEKCLLSLAQVETLFHEMGHAMHSMLGRTNLHNVSGTRCPTDFVELPSILMEFFAKDERVLLSFARHHKTGEPLPQALLRRHQADHSFLDKCETFSQIKMAYLDQQLHGAIDFNFDPLRCYHDVERHFEAFKDDESSWVAKFGHLYSYGAMYYSYLFDRVIATRIWEHLFAEDPFSRTSGDKFQNQVLKWGGSRDPWELVADVLELPELRRGDAAAMELLSHNGASIDAATH, from the coding sequence atGTTTCCCACAAAAGTCAGTGCCCGGCAAACGTGGCGTTGCGTGAGGCCCGCCATAAGCAGAGTCGCGTGGCAGCCGTGTCGCCAGTTTACCCCACAGCCCAACGACCTCGCCAGACGGGTCTTTGACGACCCAGACACCTGGCGACAGTACAAGGATAAACGCCCGGGGCTGCCGTTTGGGTTCCACAACTACACGTCGGGCTCGGTAGGCATGTTTCTGAATCCATATCTGAAGCGGCCGTCTGGGCTTTTAGAGTTTTGCAAAGAGTCTCTTCTGCGAGCTCGGCAACTCACCGTGTCCATCATAGCAGACGattcagctgctggtttGCGCCAATATATCAGAAACCTGGATAGACTTAGCGACATTCTGTGTCGTGTCATAGATCTGTGCGAATTTGTGCGTGTGGCGCATCCCAACAAGGCGTTCGTCAACGCAGCTGCCGACTGCCACAAGGAGATGTTTCGGTTCATGAACGAGCTAAATACGTCTGAGGAGATGTATCTAAAGCTTGAACGCGTGCTGCACGACCCAGAGCTGAGCAAGGAACTGAGCATGGAAGAGATCAGCGTGGGGAAGTTGCTGTATGCAGACTTTCAGAAGGCTGGGCTCGGACTCGCCGGCGAGGGCAAGTCGACGTATGTGGAGCTGAGCCAGCACATTGCCGAGGTCGGCCAGCAGTTTGCAGACGAAGTGTACGAGGTGGAGTCGGCAGAAGTGTTGGTTCCGAAATCAGAGGTCCAGCCGGGCGATTTCACACCAGAACTCGAAAAATACATTCACGTGACCGCCAAGGGCGTCAAGATCCCGCTTTATGGACACGTTCCGATGGAGGTTCTGCGGACTTGTCCAAATAGAGACGTGCGGCGGCGTGTGTGGGTCGCCATGCACACGGCGAAACCGATTCAGCTCAAACGACTGACGCATCTGGTGATCTACAGACGGCTCCTGGCTGCGCAGTTCCAGCACGACAGTTTTGGCGCCTACCAGCTGAACGACAAGATGGCGCGGTCTCCTGAGAACGTTCGACGGTTCctggagaagctggcgATAGAAATCCGCCCAGAGGTCGAGCAGGAGCTCAAGGTGCTGGCGAAAAGCGTCAACATAGAATCTGACCCGATCAAGGAAATCAGGCCGTGGGATCGCGAGTACTTGGCCGCCAGGTATCTGAGCCGGCAGAAGAGCTCGAGTACCGAAGATATCAGCGCCTACTTCTCTCTGGGAACAGTGGTGCAGGGTCTTTCTGATTTATTCAAGAGCATTTACGGCATCGAGCTACGGCCGGCCAAAGTGCAGCCGGGCGAGGTCTGGGAGCCCAGCGTGCGCAAGTTTGAGGCTACGAGCGACAAAGACGGCGTTGTGGGCATTATTTATATGGACCTATTCTACAGATCCAACAAGACGCTGAACCCAGCACATTTCACCATCTGCTGCTCGCGGAAAATATATCCAGAGGAAttggacgagaacgacCCTTTTAACCTGAAACTTCCCACGGTTCAGACTAAAAAGCATGGCGACGACACGTTCCAGCTGCCTGTGATCTCGCTGGTGTGCAATTTCCAGCCCGAACACGGCCACGGCGACCAGGAAAAATGTCTGTTATCTCTTGCACAGGTGGAGACGCTTTTCCACGAGATGGGCCACGCGATGCACTCGATGCTGGGCCGCACAAACCTGCACAACGTCAGCGGAACAAGGTGTCCAACAGACTTTGTCGAGCTGCCGTCAATCCTGATGGAGTTTTTTGCTAAAGACGAGCGCGTGCTACTGTCGTTCGCCCGCCACCACAAGACCGGTGAGCCCCTCCCGCAGGCGCTGCTCCGCCGCCACCAGGCAGACCACTCGTTCCTCGACAAGTGCGAGACTTTTAGTCAGATCAAGATGGCATACTtggaccagcagctgcacgGGGCAATCGATTTCAACTTCGACCCTCTGCGGTGCTACCACGACGTCGAGCGCCACTTCGAGGcgttcaaggacgacgagtcgtcgtGGGTCGCCAAGTTCGGCCATCTGTACTCGTACGGCGCGATGTACTACTCGTATCTGTTCGACAGAGTGATAGCCACCCGGATCTGGGAGCATCTGTTTGCCGAAGATCCGTTCTCTCGTACAAGCGGCGACAAGTTCCAGAACCAGGTCCTCAAATGGGGCGGCTCACGCGACCCGTGGGAGCTCGTGGCCGACGTGCTGGAGTTGCCGGAGCTGCGCCGAGGCGACGCTGCTGCgatggagctgctgagccaTAAcggcgcgtcgatcgacgcggcgACGCACTAG
- a CDS encoding DNA polymerase IV encodes MGGGEKKILDGVRLVVIPRSRSKVDRARMDIWKRQGAVLDSVVKSPDSIVVVARPLSKAKFDSSVGAKYRGQPVVRPEWVVDSLVNRRLMPLDKYQYSFDEKKPEPTKEPEKLEASDPHKADQRLVGFLSMGARGEKGRMGEFANNAKVVKRFEEAIRIYELMQFFDKNNAFRIKNYRLAISAIESLDKPLTSAQDLKQFGLDRGGIAQHVEEILQTGTFSKLETLKQQEMGDERYQLMTQFKKIYGVGDKTAYRFVKAGYKSIQDIVHDQEMYASLTDAQKLGILYFDEWNERIPRTEVEEHYNFVVREAEEIDKNLKVMLMGSYRRGAETSGDIDLIVYTEGVNEASQVHENLYKLTRRLQESGFIVCSMTEVSPAMHKFNGGCKLPGAQKCRRLDIIGIPHAELGASTIYFVGNDIFNRCLRMLAQIKGYHLSNKGLFLAADKSLVESFDERKILHTLGLDWVEYKHRNI; translated from the coding sequence ATGGGCggtggagagaaaaaaatcctcGACGGAGTTAGACTCGTGGTGATTCCGCGTTCGCGGTCCAAAGTCGACCGAGCCCGCATGGATATTTGGAAACGACAGGGGGCCGTTTTGGACTCCGTGGTAAAAAGCCCTGACTCGATAGTGGTGGTGGCTAGACCGTTAAGCAAGGCCAAGTTCGACAGCTCCGTGGGGGCCAAATACCGCGGGCAGCCGGTCGTGAGACCTGAGTGGGTGGTAGACTCGCTCGTGAACAGGCGATTGATGCCGCTTGACAAGTATCAGTACAGCTTTGATGAGAAAAAGCCTGAGCCTACTAAAGAGCCAGAAAAATTGGAAGCAAGCGACCCGCACAAGGCGGACCAGCGTTTGGTTGGATTTTTAAGCATGGGCGCGCGTGGCGAAAAAGGCCGGATGGGcgagtttgccaacaaTGCCAAGGTGGTAAAACGGTTCGAGGAAGCGATAAGGATATACGAGCTGATGCAGTTCTTCGACAAAAACAATGCTTTCCGCATCAAAAACTACCGGCTCGCGATCAGCGCGATCGAGAGTCTGGACAAGCCGCTGACAAGCGCACAGGACCTCAAGCAGTTCGGGCTGGACCGTGGTGGCATCGCGCAGCATGTCGAGGAAATCCTACAAACGGGCACGTTCTCGAAGCTGGAAACCCTGAAACAGCAGGAGATGGGCGACGAGCGGTACCAGCTGATGACGCAATTCAAGAAAATATACGGCGTCGGAGACAAAACGGCGTACCGTTTTGTCAAGGCGGGCTACAAAAGTATCCAGGACATTGTGCACGACCAAGAAATGTATGCAAGTCTCACGGACGCCCAAAAGCTGGGAATTCTGTACTTCGACGAATGGAACGAGCGGATACCACGCACAGAAGTGGAGGAGCACTACAATTTTGTGGTGAGAGAGGCGGAAGAAATCGATAAAAACCTAAAAGTGATGCTAATGGGGTCGTATCGACGGGGAGCTGAGACGAGCGGCGACATCGACCTGATTGTCTACACGGAGGGCGTCAATGAGGCAAGCCAGGTCCACGAAAACCTGTACAAACTCACCCGCAGGCTCCAGGAGTCCGGATTCATCGTCTGTTCGATGACAGAAGTCTCGCCCGCAATGCACAAGTTCAACGGCGGCTGCAAGCTGCCAGGAGCACAAAAATGTCGTCGGCTAGACATAATTGGCATCCCGCACGCGGAGCTCGGGGCGTCGACGATCTATTTTGTCGGGAACGACATATTCAACAGATGTCTACGGATGCTTGCTCAGATCAAAGGGTATCATCTGAGCAACAAAggcctgtttctggctgcAGATAAATCCCTTGTCGAGAGCTTTGACGAACGCAAGATTTTGCACACGCTGGGTCTCGATTGGGTGGAATATAAGCATCGAAACATTTAG